The DNA window ttcgtgggtgtccttaagtgtccgttcccaaagatgtccgacttttcaagcggacagaaaaacctacatgtcgggttttgctgtctgcttgaaaagtcggacatctttgagaacggacagttaaggacagacacggacagtaaaagaacgcacctgatgtccatttaaatcaatgcaaaatgtcacagacacagctagtgtccgctgctaatgtccacacaagattttgaacagacattagcagcggacactagctgtcggacaccgactgtagtgtgaacgctcccttacagaaaactgaagttactaacagccgaggactggatggagcatacaggtacattgtgtgtcagctctttacaggtatgacctcactctgctcccagtcacatacattaccactaattgtgggttacacatgtacttacattgcttctaatggaaaaaaacatgtgtatccaggcaaatagtggtaagcgcatgtggctttgagcgcagtatgacagcacccctatgttgtggtttgtgctatatgactttagtgtaggtgtcgtcagctttacaattattgcccggcactccaaggacctcatctttgattttttaatttaaatcggcacgctgaacaaaaaaggttgcctacccctggaatagtccaatgttttcctcttagccattcatGGGCGTTTTTAGCTGTGTATTTTGGTTTATTGTCAGCTTTTTGACACTGGGAAGCACATTTctttctagaatcccttgatagtcttgagatttaattgtaccctgcacagattcaagacaccctgtgctagATGCAGCAAagtagccccagaacataacagagcctcctccatgtttcacagtagggacagtgttctcttcaagatatgcttcatttttccatctgtgaacatagagctgatgtgccttgccaaaaagtttgatgttTGTCTCGCCTGTCCattggacattctcccagaagctctGTGGCTTgtaaacaatttttatttattattacttttgtcagattcaagttatttctgtgaccattgtggggttttccttTCATTACACAAggtgtaccaacaattttgtccacgtgtgtactgtatgtatgtatgtatggatagatagatagatagatagatagatagatagatagatagatagatagatagatagattttgtaTGCTCTAAATTTTTGGATAATAACTTTCTAAGTTATGACAGAAGTAAAAATGTCATGTTACCTATATTCCGTTGGTGGGTATAATCACAACCATACCAAACTGATtaagttttagttacattttgatatTTTTAAGTAAACCTTTTTATACTTATGTGTACCTTCTGAGTAAGGcatctttccccctacgcccaacagcagcacaactggggtattcctgcccctatgagctgttaggacaggtggaatttttaattacctaatagCTTTGACCCcaataagaggccggaagaccaactcccctttgtgttttttttctgtcctgtgggacaggacagggggAGAGGTGTTAGGCCCTTATAGGggtcccctctctcccctctcttttTCTGTCTCTcttggtatttaaaaaaaaaaaaaaagacattgaacTTACTTTTTGACTTGCGTGGACTCTGGCTGCGGTGCCCTTAGGCAGGGTTTAGCCTTCGGGCGTTGTATGCCCTCCTATCCTCCATTTCTGGGGAGGAGGGAGGTTTAACCCGTGTACCCGTGTACGGCGGTCTCCGTCCTGTGGCTGCGACGAGTTGCAGGACAGGAGGTGCTGATGCGGGTGGTTGCCTGAAGCAGCGGCGACTGTGAAAGCACAAGGGTTCCCTCCGGATTGCGGACCACTTCCGGGAGTGACCACGCATGCGTGGTCAGCAGGATTCGCTGACCCGCGTTAGCAactgtttttttatatatttcatattcaGACAGCAGGTCCCCCTCCCTTCTTCAAGTCACCAACTTGATCTTCGCCTGGGCAGAACAGAACCTCTCCCAGTTCTCTTCTCATTCTAGCggaccaactcagcagaggcTTGGCAACCTCAGGCGAGTGGTCCCTACACCCAGGTATCTTTCACCAGCTCACCGAGtcgtggggtctccccgaggtggatctgatggccacccaatacaacgccaaagtagaaaggttttgctcccagtaccgggaagacaaccctttggcggtggatgccctgtcaataccttggaggtttaAACTGGcgtacgtttttcctcccattccgatgattccaaaggtattggcgaaactcaggcaggaccagacctcggcaatagtgatcatgccattctggccaaaaagggcatggttcaccgacctcattCTTATGAGTTGGGGGAACTACTGGGGGCTTCCACCAGTACAAAATCTGGTAACCATGAACAGTCGGCCTTGACAAGGCctggacaaattcaacctcactgcctggaggttaatcAGCCCATATGCAACaacagaggattatcccagggagtgctaaggatcttggcgcactcaagagcagaATCGACTAACCGgagctaccagaggatcgcccggaCATTCCAGAACTGGTGTACAAGTAACCAGCGCAACCCTGACAGAGAGTCAGTCCTGGAATTCTTAGAAGTTGGCCTAGAAAGAGGGCTAGCACCCGCTACCCTGAAGGTCCAAGTATCAgccctgtccgctctcctggagaccagGTTATCATTGGATCCTCTAATCAAGCAGTTTTTAAGAGGGGCTACCAGACTTCGCCCTCAGGTGCAACCCCCTGTTCCTACCTGGGACTTAGcggcggttcttcaggggctttgctcGCCACCATTTGAACCCCTATCTGAGGTGGACTACAGGTACCTATCATACAAGGTGACCTTCTTACTGGCAATAACCTATGCCAAAAGAGTTGGCGAACTACATGCTCTATCAGCCTCCGAACCCTTTATAACTTTATTTCCAGACAGGGTACAGCTGAGGTTCGTTCCAGggttcttgccaaaggtacctacACCCCAGAACATTAATCAGGCAATTGTCTTGccagccttttttccctctcctgCCTCGGAGTGGGAGGAAAGGATGCACAAACTAGATTTGGTGAGGGCATTGCGTATCTACTTAGAGCGTACTGCGCTTTTTCGAAAGTCGGAGAATCTTTTACTTAATGTGTTTGGTCACAATAAGGGTACCAAAGCATCAAAACCAACCTTGTCAAGATAGATCAGGGAAGCTATCATCTGCTCCTTACGTGCCCAAGACAAGCCGGTACCAGACTTTGttcgtgcccatgccacccgagcagtggcaacatcCTGGGCGGAAAGACGTTCCTTGTctttggagcagatatgtgccgctgcttcctggagctcCCATCTaacttttgccaaacattacaggTTGGACTGTCGGACAACGGGTCCAACAGCATTTGGACACTCTGTCTTGGCGTCGGCCTGCCAGGAGCACCCACCCTAGAGTaaagctatacttgctaaatccccagttgtgctgctgttgggcgtagggggaatgaaagattaggaatgataatctgttttcccttagcccaaacagcagcacaaggctccctccctatgctgtatttctGTACTATTTTTTGTACTAATTATATTTGTGAAATATAACTTATATTTTTTACtcgttactaacacaagggagagcaggtcttccggcctcttataggggtcaaagctgttaggtaattaaaaattccacctgtcctaacagctcataggggcaggaataccccccaGTTGTGCttctgtttgggctaagggaaaacagattatcattcataatctttcatttctTGAGGGACAATTTGTTGTTTATATTTATAACATTTTGAGGACTGCCTGATGTTTTCATAGCATTTCATGCAATTTTTGTGGAagtgaaatggcaaaaaaaacaaGAGTTCTGCCACTTTGATTCTTTACCTGTtacagtattctttatataggataaatatttttaaatgttTAGAGTTCAGGCATTTTTGAACAAGGGGACTGTCAAACTCAGTCCACCCAAGAACATGATGTGGGTGCAGCTGTCAGGGGTTTATTCACTCCACTCAatcttcactcaggctgcaaagtGAGTACAAATCACACCTCAACACAGTCCACATACCTCCAatacatgctgccaccaccaaCTGATTTTGGGTAGTAAGAACCCAACTCACGTATGCACATGTCTCTCTAACAGTCAGTCAGCAAACACACTTTAAAAGGCATTGGATCCATAGAGCATATAGGGACTAACATTAACACTTTCAAAAAGGTTCAGTACTTAAATGAAGAAACAAAAGTTGACATAAACaagcaaaaagagtgaaaaaagttATAGTTCTTCTGATCCCCAGGAGCTTGGGGAAAATGATGGGTGCCATCCAACCCGGCAATGTCCAATGGTTTGACAGTTTTAATAATATTAGGTCTTGTCTCATGTTTGAGAGTCGCCTCCCTTGTTTCCGATTCCTATTCCCTGTCAGTTCACTCCTCTGTATGGGATGGGGTTGAAATGTTTCATCTTTGTAATCAACTGAATATGGGAAAGCTATGTAAGCTATGTATGCCCGACCTCTTCATTCCCCTTCTCTGATGTCCAAAAAGAAATTTGTGTGTCTTGCACTTGCATCCTTTTTAATTATGGCTGTGCTGATTTTCTCTGGTGAGTCCTGATCATTAAAGCCATAAACCTTATCTGTGTTATAAGTTTGCAGACTTCAATAGAGAATGCCCTTCAAAGACCAAAAGAGACAAAACCACAGGGGTTGTCCTGTGATCGGAAGCAATTAACATTGGAATCATCCGCCCCAAAGGGATAATAATATCTTGCTTTAAAATACATCATAAACACATCAAAAATATAATCctcagagatacctaatgtgtttctttattttttatcttaaggtgatttaaaaatttttttatttatttaaacttttttacatctTTTATTTTTACTTGTATTTTTAGACTCCTTAGGTGAATTGATCACCCATTTACTATACTGCAATGCAGTATAGCAttgtactactgtatatactcgaatataagccgaatttttcagcccagtttttgtgctgaaaaagcccccctcggcttatactcgagtcagcaaaaaaaaaaaatattttattttatttatttttttaggaggggggggggttctatgaccagccacaatgttaatgtatagaatctcccataaaatagtgcaaaaaaaaaaaaagatttaaaaaaaaaaaaaaaaagttctaaatcactcctttccctataatacatacaaaagtagaaaatgacagaaacacatacacattaggtatccctgtgtctgaaagtgcccaggctactgaatatagggtatctgtagtgctcctgttccgtcgggaaggggttaataggagcactgcaaataccaacactgtagggattgtagggttataggttggacttgatggactaatgtctttatccaacctcatctactatgtaactatgtatattcagccagactgaattacaagtgggggaagaaataacagtcctcaagctcagggaaggggcagacagacaaccaaaacaccccctccccttccccagcatctactgcacccaaaaactccgaccattttaatttttgaaattttccagtagctgctgcatttcccccctaggcttatactggagtcaataagttttcccagtttttttgtggtaaaattaggggcctcggcttatattcgggtcggcttatactcgagtatatacaggtatattgtAACTCAAGAAAAGAACTGCAGCACTCTAATATTGAGTGAAATGATTTTTGATTATTAAATATTTTCACGGAGTAACAGTATACGTTTTCAGCCTGCCAGACGTCATCATTCACTGTGGCGGTTCACACTTCCCTGAGTGGTGGATGCTTCCAATACAAGATGTTCAGCAACAAAATACATGTACATATGTGTTGGGAAAATCCCTCTAAGATATTGGACGTTATCCATGGATATGCTGCATAAGTATTTATTTACACTCATCAACCACCATAAAGTCTGATGAAGGTCGACAGGCTGAaaaacaggggtgctcacactttttcagcatgcgagttacttataaaatgaccaagtcaaaagatctactacccacttcttcctggcggggcctgggccgcagtattgtcagattgacatcggatcccatagaggtaagtaacattgtttattatgttctctgacctcccctggggctccgattattacactcgggggtctgaaaagacccccgaatataataatagtggtagtgggatcgcggcctggcccggtcCTATTCACTACCGTCctgccgcggcctatagtacaatgggaagcagaagttggtaaataggcctctacctgctgggaatactccagcaggtagcggcctattataaaacaaacataaagttctcatacttaccgacctcgatgctgctgctgctcccacatccttttctcctggcagacgtctgcGTATCAGTGTAGGTGGCGTGATTACGCCGCATACGCTGAAACGTAGACGTTGGAACCAGCGCAAGGCTGCGCTGGTTCAAAcaagaaaaaagttttaaaaaaaaagtcatgctattgacccatacttcctttgtgatcgaccggtagatcgcgattgacgtattAGGCACCACTGCCGAAAAACATTTACTGCTACTCtgtgaaaatataaataattaaaaattgctTCATTAAATATCAGTGCTAAAGTTATTTCCGGATTAtgaggataatgtcactccttaaggagagaccacttattaggtgtgtggagacttatacagccatagtcgctccactgtaagggatcatgggaggcagatgcaaatctgtctcccaagatgttaatagggagacagtgcttctgttatgctgccctctatagcaagcaccctgaacatcatgcccgactttcccagaagcctttactgcataatgtggcaCTATAATggggccgccagatctccgcacagaacatgcggacaggacagtagttcacaatctactttcctgtccgtatgattcatgcgggcagcgtggggcaagcaaacagaccccattatagtctatggggtccaagtgcttttactgcacagcactagaaattgcgtttggtattccgtttagggGGGTCCGAGAGGTTACTTGTATGTGGCACTCAGTATATTTTGCTGGGTACTGTGGTAGGGTCCCAATTCATAGTATATTAAGAAAATAACTTTAGCACTGATATTTAATGAAGCAATTTTTAATTATTCATATTTTCACAGAGTAGCAGTAAATGTTtgtcggccttcatcagactttACGGTGGTTGAATGTTCCGAAGTGGTTAATATAAAGACTTTAGAAAATTCCTTAAGAATCAGATGAGAGATATGTTTGTCACTCTGGTAATAACTATATCCATACCAATCAGAATATGCCaaatcagggccggctccaggtttttatgggcccttgggcgacagagcctcagtgggcccccttgtggaggaggcgggggagtcgggacactgcacgtcgcaAATGAAACAAGTGACGTCACGtaggcgtcaccaacgccatacctcccaactttttgccgcagcaaatttagctctgcccacttttatgttgactccacctattctcattcattttttgtgtgctcccacacagtataatcctcctacagtcacccgtaaattatatatcccccctccatctctcccccagtttcatatacacccttcctctgcccccagtttcatgtcccccctccatctctgtccccagtttcatgccgttctccccccttcatctgcccagtttcatgtccccccgtctctgccccagtatcatgccgttctccccccctcatctgccccagtgtcatgccattctcccccccatctgccccagtgtcatgccgttccccccttcatctgccccagtgtcatgccattctcccctcccttcatctgccccagtgtcatgccgttctcccccccctcatctgccccagtgtcatgccgttctcccctcccttcatctgccccagtgtcatgccgttctcccccccccatctgccccagtgtcataccattctcccttcatctgctccagtgtcatgccgttctccccccccctcatcggccccagtgtcatgccttccccccccttcatctgccccagtgtcatgccgttcccccccccaccctccatttgccccccagtttcatgggcccccttaattatgttccaccttaatttttaacacaaaaaacaaacaaacacttacactcaccttccatcgctcccccgccactcctctctctgctctcactccattcacatagttgtaggcgcgatgtgatgtcatcacattgcccctatacacactgaagccgggccgcagcgttaaagcagtagctgagctgtcacagctcctgctttaatcgcctatgtattcagctcatcggcgtccgttggatgccgatgagctgaaatcgggacatgcaagtactggtgggccccagcacttgcccgactacgccgtgcgctgacgccggccctgtgccAAATGCATATGAGTGTAATATTGGTGACATGTGCTCTGTACCTGTGACACTGCTCAGTTCATTTACCAACCCTTGTGAAGTGTATCTCCAACTTTACTGCTACATGCCCTAAACCATAAACAttcattctgtatattctgtataaagGTGACAATGTGAcagtacattctaagaaaagggCAGCAACCAAGAAAGTGGCCCTGCATTTCATTACATAACCCTCCTCCAAATATTTGTGTAGTGTAAAGAAAAAGCAGACATTAGGATGATTTATTTCCTTATTTAATATCTTCTGGTATTTTATGTGTAAGTGCACACGAGTACATGATATAGTATTAGAGTTGTAATATTTTCATTGAACAGTATGTAAATTCTTCTCATATGAATTTATGTATTTTGTGAAAGTAAATGACCCCCTATATGatagaaaagtgaaaaataatCCTTCTTTATGCACTGTAAAAAAAACTTGTAAATCATTGACACCCAGTATAGGAATCACATATTTCTCAAAATATAACCAGCAATATAGCATTCTCAACGTATCCAGCATCTTCGTAAATGCCTTTACATTATAATAAGAAATGTTATTTCCCCTTCAGCGAcactttactactactactagtgaaATGATTGATATTTCCCAGAGACTGCACTTCCATGACTAATACTGACTACAGCCCATTACAGAACATATGTAGGATATACTTATAGACATTCAAGTTTTGCTATGATTCTTTTGACCCATCACCCTCTACAGTAGTGTGAATTATTAACCACATATATGTTTCCTCCTGTCTGAATGCTTTTAGCTTTTATTGTTCTGGTGGGAAACAGATTTCTGCTTCTGATTCTCCAACAGCGTGATGGACTTCTCTGAATTGTCTATGTTCCTAATAAGAGTTTCTAGTCTTCTTTTAATTTTCTTTTGGTCCTCTATTGCACATCCAATAATGATAGACTGGAACTTCTGATCAATGGGTACAGAAGGGACATCAGAAGTACAAGCTGCATATAAAGACATCAGCTGTGCCTTTCCACCTTCCAAGTTTTCCATGACTTTCTTCAAGATCTCATCAATAATCAAGGTGGCTTGCTGTAGAGATGAGGCTTGCTGGGGATTTCTCATGGTTTCCACTGAGACTTCTACAGTCACTGTGCGGGTCATCAGACGTTCTGCAGTTAATGTCAGTTCTTCTCTTTCACCTAGATATTAAATGAGTATGACAGTGAATGGATAGCAACATCACAAAGTGGGTCAGAAGCTGCATTTATATTGTATTAATATACACTATGATGCCTAAAggggtaataactagagatgagcgagtagtattggatcgaatacctcgccaccataggaatgtgtgtaaacggccgaacaccaaggggttaagcacatcgaatattcgTGATAACTGGGAGTCCAACTCCATGCAGCTCCTGGCCACGGTTTTGCAGACATGTTAAATAAGTGATATAGACTATCCCTTCAAGTACAATTATTTGGATTTTCTTTCATTAAGAACTAACTGATAATATGGACAGATATagctgatgattattattattgtggggCAGACAGAGACTCACTTACGAGATTTCAGCCTTAAGCTATGTGAAAACTAGCAACCCCTTGTGTCTTCATCCATTAGAGCCGTCAGAAGAGGCTCCCCAACCCCACAGACACTAGTAAAGTATAGCTTACCATCGCTTATGTTCCTCATGTCCTGGCTATTCTTGACATTATGAATCATCTCAATCAGAGACTCTTTCTCCAGCTCCAGGGTAGACGCCGAGTCTCGTAAGGATTGTACTCTAGGCAGAAATACAATAATTGTTGGTTAGATGGAGGTTTTGTAACATTTCTATTCTTCTTTCCTGTACCATGACATTCAGTCAAGCCTATTACAGCAGTCAGGATTAAAGAACGTTCAGTTTACAAGAGATGGAGCATAGAACTATAAGCGCTCAGaacaatacagtgcccccttgtcttttgagggaaTGTTAAATGGAACAGACATTCCCCAATTGTTAGGCCACTTATATATTATTCAGGTTTATACAGGTCCCACAATACACATCTGTTCTCAAGACTTAATATGTGTAACTATTTTACTTTCTCCCCATTACTGAGGTTCTCTATGCTCCTTCTATCAGGTGAATGGTGGGGATGATTCACATGATATGTTCATTCTTAAGATAAAAGGATGGACACCCACCATAGCTATTGGGCATTGAAAGTATTAGCaagggggggtttccactgtatggCAGGCACTGTGGAGCAGAGTAGCCACCAGCTTTAAAAACCCGGTATTTTTTAGTATGTACAGCAAGATCTTACCCTACTTGATACATAAACTCAGAACAcacattttatttcaattttcTCCAATAGATGTACCATTAAATCTTTTCCCTTTTTAAGGTTCCTATTATATCCAGATGAAGGGCACAGCTATTCCCttacgtcccaccagcggcacaatgtggggtattttctgcccctgtgtgctggtaggacaggcggaatttttaattagccaggttTAATCccctggctggtccctataagagggcaccacacccctccccctgcgtgtttttttctgtcctgtgtgtggacaggtggggaggacttggtgtcctcctatagggtTCAGGATTTACTTACCGtcctgagtcctgtccctcgTCGTCTGTCTGCTTCACTCGGGCTAGGAAGGAAGCAGATAGTCAGCTGCTGCGGCAGTTTttaccctccctccctcctctttcCTACCTGCAGCTTT is part of the Leptodactylus fuscus isolate aLepFus1 chromosome 3, aLepFus1.hap2, whole genome shotgun sequence genome and encodes:
- the BAG2 gene encoding BAG family molecular chaperone regulator 2, which gives rise to MAQAKIQAKTNEGQNGGKFCRSMSMAARSSHLLEVLDDLEIRVQSLRDSASTLELEKESLIEMIHNVKNSQDMRNISDGEREELTLTAERLMTRTVTVEVSVETMRNPQQASSLQQATLIIDEILKKVMENLEGGKAQLMSLYAACTSDVPSVPIDQKFQSIIIGCAIEDQKKIKRRLETLIRNIDNSEKSITLLENQKQKSVSHQNNKS